The following coding sequences lie in one Sedimentibacter sp. MB35-C1 genomic window:
- a CDS encoding CopG family ribbon-helix-helix protein: MADNKKILISIPENLLRELDNAVKEEGNNRSDFIRKSIRFYLIEKRKLEIRNKMKAGYLEMSNINKSITEEYSEGDYEDFLSYETKLLGSE; this comes from the coding sequence TTGGCTGACAATAAAAAAATATTGATTTCAATTCCCGAAAATCTTTTGAGAGAATTGGACAATGCAGTTAAAGAAGAAGGAAACAACAGAAGCGACTTTATACGTAAATCTATAAGGTTTTATTTAATTGAAAAAAGAAAACTCGAAATAAGAAACAAAATGAAGGCCGGATATTTAGAGATGAGCAATATAAATAAAAGCATTACAGAAGAATACTCAGAAGGGGACTATGAGGATTTTTTAAGCTACGAAACAAAATTATTGGGAAGTGAATAG
- the acpS gene encoding holo-ACP synthase yields MIIGIGVDITEVGRIKKNLENDKFIKKVYSEKEGEYLISRKFNAQTAAGMFASKEAVSKCLGTGFSNFGPRHVEILKDDEGKPYVNLTGNAFKRARELGITNIHLSISHTEEYATAFCIVE; encoded by the coding sequence ATGATTATAGGTATTGGTGTTGATATTACAGAAGTAGGAAGAATAAAGAAAAATCTGGAGAATGATAAATTCATAAAAAAGGTATATTCGGAAAAAGAAGGAGAGTATTTAATCTCAAGAAAATTCAATGCACAAACAGCGGCAGGCATGTTTGCATCAAAAGAAGCTGTTTCTAAGTGCCTTGGTACAGGTTTCTCAAATTTCGGACCTCGCCATGTTGAAATATTAAAGGATGACGAAGGGAAGCCATATGTGAATTTAACTGGCAATGCCTTTAAAAGAGCAAGAGAACTTGGAATTACTAATATTCATCTTTCAATTTCTCATACAGAAGAATATGCTACAGCCTTCTGCATTGTAGAGTAA